TTGCTGGAGCCCTACGGGCCTTGTGAACTGGAAGTCCAGGCGATGGCCGAGGTGGGGCAGTCGTGCACCCTGCGGGCCATCGAGGATCCATTGCTGGGGCCCGTGGTCTCCTTCGGCCTTTCAGGCGACGCCGTGAACTTACTCGATGACTGGGCCCACCGTGTTCCTCCGCTCTCGGTGGGGGACGCCAAGGAACTGATCCGTTCACCCCGCGCGGCCGTGAAACTCTTTGGATACGAGGGCCTGCCGGCCGGGAATGTGGCTGCACTCGAAGACCTGGTGGCGCGGGTGGCGCTTCTGAAGGACGAGCACCCGGAGATCGCCTGGGTGGAGTTCAACCCAATTTTACTGGGGCCGCACAAGTTGACGGTGTTGGCCGTGAACCTGCGCATCGGCAACGCAGCCCAGCGCACTGACAGTGCGAGGCGGGCCATGCTTTCGTAGCCGAAACCGTGCCGGTTCGCAACGTGCGGGTCAAAGTGCGAAAATGGGGGCATGAACAGCTTCGGAACCGGTTCCCTCGCCAATACCAAGGGACGCAGCTTGGAAGCCGCTTTACAGCGGTCAGGCTTCTACCCGCGCTTGGTGGCGGACGTAGTCAATGACGCACTGGACGGGCAGGAGCCCCTTGCCCACCTGGTGCACCTAGAAACCCATTTTGACAGGACCGAGGTGCACCGACACATCACGGTGCTGGTGCTGACGGAGGAGATGCTGGTCATCACCCACGTTGACGACCAACAGCTCGACGACGCCGGTGAGCAGATGGTGGCGCAGGTATCCACCGAGTCGGTGCCGGTGGGGCAGATCCGTTCGGTGATACTCAGCTACACGTACGCGCAACCGCAGGACTACAAGCCCTCCGACCCTGCCCGTGAACTCACCGTCTCCATCGCCTGGTCCGGCGGACAGCGCCTGGAGATGGGGCCGGCGTCGTGCGGGGATCCGCAGTGTGACGCCGACCACGGCTTCTCCGGAACCGTCGTCCAGGAGGACATTGCGTTGCGCATCAGCGCCGAAGCTGAAGGATTGCAGGCTGTGGCGGACGCCAAGGCGTTCGCCCGGGCACTGCGCGCCGTCAACACCGGAACTAACTCACCCGGCCACCCTGCCGCCCCCGCCCAAGGCTCGAAGTTCCCTACCCTGGGGCAGCGCTTTGGCCGTTCACATTACCGCCGCTAGCCCCGTGACACAGTCAGATACGCAGCGCCAGGAAAACGCCCCAACGCCCCAGGCAGCACAGCCTCAGTTGCCGGCGGCCCCCGCCTACGGCGTGAGCACCATCGGGGAGGTCTTCACCAGCGCCGCCGCGGCCTTGGGCGACGCCCGCTTCACCAATGCGCTGCGGCTGCCCGCCGCCAAACGCGTGTGCATAGTGCTTGTGGACGGGCTGGGCAAGGCCCTGCTCAAGCAGCGTGCCGGCCACGCCCCGTTCTTGCGCTCGGTCGTGGCCGCCGACTCCGAGGGGGAGCATCCCCGCACCATCCAGGCCGCGTTTCCCAGCACCACGGCAACGTCCCTGACCAGCCTGGGGACCGGGGCCGCCCCGGGCGCGCACGGCATGCTCGGTTACGACGTCTTGGACCCTGCCCAGGACAAGGTGGTGAACCTGCTCGGTAATTGGGACGCCGGTGTGGACCCGCTGAACTGGCAGCCCTGCCCCACGGTCTTTGAGCAACTGGACGGACACATTCCCACCGCCACCGTCAGCTTGCCCAAGTTTGAACACTCACCCATGACCCGGGCGGCCCTGCGCGGCAGCACGTTCCTGGGCGCCACCTCCACCCAGGCCAGGGTCCAGCTGGCGGCGCAGACGCTCGCGGCGAACCCCACCATGCTCATGTACCTGTACTGGAGTGAATTGGATAAGGCCGGACATGCGCACGGCACCGATTCGCCCGAATGGGAGCACCAGCTCGAGGAGCTCGACGCCTCCATGAAGCGCCTGGCGGCCACCGTTCCCGCCGGCACCTTGATCTTGTTGACCGCCGATCACGGGATGGTGGATGTTCCCCGGTCGGCCCGGATCGATTTCTCTGTGTTCCCGGAACTTGTTGCCGGGGTGCGACACACCGCGGGGGAGCCGCGCATGCTTCACCTGTACCTTGAGCCCGACGCCGGGACCGCCGCGCGTACGGCGCTGATAGCCGCCTGGGTGGACCGGTTTGGCAACAAGGCGTGGGTGCTAACCCGCGAACAGGTGGTCGAGGCCGGCTACTTTGGTGAGGTCACGGCGCAGGCTGCGCAGCGGATCGGTGACGTGCTGGTCTTGGCCCGGGAACCCGTGGCGTTTTATGATCTGCGCCGGGTGCGTGCCCAGGCCATGGAAGTGGTGGGCCAGCACGGTTCCATCACGAAGGCCGAACGTGAGGTCCCGCTGCTGCGCATCCCCACCACGGCGCGGTTTACCAAGGGCAAACGCCGCTAAGTTGCGGCCGGTCAGTCGCCCTTGGTGCCGAAAACGATCTCGTCCCAGCTGGGGACACTGGAGCGTTTGGGCTTGCCGGAGGCCTTGCGTTCCAGGCGCGCCGCCACTTCACTGTCCGTGGGGCCGGGCTCCTGCGCAGGAGCCGGGGGGGCAGGCGCCTGGGTAGGAGTGAGGTCTACGCCGTTGTTGGCAGCGCTTTGACGCAGCGACGGGGCGCCGGACAGCGTAATTTCACGGGTCTGCATGCTGATCTCACCAATGCCCACGGGGCTTGGCTCATCATGTTCGGAGGGTTGCAGGCTGGGGGCCAGCGACAGGAAAGGGATGGCGCGCAGGTGTTTGGAACCGGTCGACGGCGCAGTGGCAGGCGCTGCGGCGTCGGAGGGCTCGTCGGCCACCTGTGCGGGCTCGTCCGTGAGCTCATGGCCGTCGCGCGGATGCGCAGCCGGTACGTGAGTTCCTAACATGGCGGCGAGTTCGTCGTCGCCGTCCTCGTCCAGACCCAGGCGCTGGCCACGGCGTGAGCGCAACATGTCCAACAGGCCGTTGCCCGGGTAGCTCCCGTCCACCGACTCCTCGGCCGTGCCGGTCGGGGCTTCGGCGGCGTGCTCGCCTGCCAAACCGTCAGGCTCGGCCGTGTCGCTTTCAAAGTCAAAAGGCCGGTCTGCAACAGCGCTTAGGCGGCGTTCCGGTACGGGGCCTTCCAGCGGCTCCATTTCGCTTAGCTGCTGGGCCCACCGGTTCGCGTTCAGGAGTGATTTGCGCCCCGTGTGGAACGTCCACCGGGCGGGGGCCGGCTCACCAATACTACTGGCAGCCCATTCGGTGCCTGGCTCAAAATCGGCTGTCACCGTCCATGAACCGTCATGGATGCGCCAGGCGTCCCAGCGGACGGTGCGCGGATCGATGCCAAAAGCGGCCAAACGGTGCATGAGCATGTCATTGAGCGTGGCGGGGTTGTCGCCGAATGCTGAACGGTAGCCGTCATTGCCTGGTGAGGGGGCACAAACTTCAACCTTGCGGGCCTGCTGCGCCACATATTCGCGCTCGGCCAGGACAGGACCCTCATAGCGGCGGACCTGCTCCAGGGACAGTCCCGAATGCTCGGCGACATCTGCAGCAGTTGCGCCGCCACGGATCTGGGCTTGGATTTCCCGCGGCGATAAACGGGTGCTTGAACTGCCGGCTTGAAAGGACCTGCGCGGGGACCTGGTTGTTGCCATGCGCAATGCTTCATCAATGGGGAGCAGGAAAATTTCGCCGCCGGTTCCACTGAGTAGTAGGTGTTCGCCATCCTCATGGACACCCACCAAACGTAGATCCGTCATGCTGCCCTCCCAAATCTTCTAGTCTCACTTCGAAACTTTGCCACCGAACGCCAGCTATTACCACTACCGGCACAGGCGTGGCGTGAATGGATCCAAAAAGGCTACTTGGCCTTGGGGCCGTTCAGCGCCGCCACAAGGTGCTCGGGGTTGCGTGTGGATGTCAGCCAGTATGGCGTGGTGTCGTTGGGGTCGGTGATGACAATCTTGACAACGGGCTTGATCCAACCGCGGATGCACAAGTACGCCAAGCCGTTGAGTTTGGTGCCGCGCTGGTCGGTGGCAGCATCCCCGTGGTAGCTGGAAACCTTGCCCACAAATTCGCGTTCGATCTGGGCGCGGCCTACCTGGACGGTGGTGTCGGTGACCCGGATGGTGGGCGTCCACGCGATCAACACTCCCACTTGCGCCGCCAACAGAACGGAAAAGGCCACATATCCGGCGAGCGGGCTGATGGGGATAAAGATCAAGATGCCGGCGGCGGAAAGACCCACCACAATGACCCAGACCCACAGATTGGGCCACAGCTTCTCGGTATACGTCGCTGTGGATACGGGGGTGGCATTGAGAGCCTGATCGGATGACATAAGCCTAAGCTTTTCATCTTTTGCACAGTAATTCATCTTGGGCTGTTCGCCCGACGGCGGGCGGCACAGGTCCGGCATTGCGGATAGAGTTAGATGTTGTGACCAATCAGACTTTCAGTACTGCCCCCGACTCGCCTGCACACACCCCATCATTGACGGTGCAGTTGCGCCTGCTCGACGACGGCATTCTTGCCCCCAGCTATGCCCATCCCGGGGATGCCGGGGCCGATCTGCGCACACGCATTGATGTGACGCTGGCCCCGGGCGAGCGTGTCCTGGTGCCGACCGGCGTCGCCATCGCCCTGCCCTTCGGCTTTGTGGCTCTGGTCCACCCGCGTTCGGGCCTCGCCACCAAGCATGGGCTGACAATTGTCAACAGCCCGGGAACCGTCGATGCAGGGTACCGCGGCGAAATTTCCGTCACCTTGCTCAATACTGACGCGCACCACTCCATCATCTTGTCCCGGGGCGATAGAATTGCACAACTGGTAATTCAACGTGTTGAACACGCAGCCTTTGACGTGGTGACGGAACTGCCGGACTCGGTGCGTGGCACTGGTGGATTCGGTTCCACGGGCGGCTTCGAGACCGCAACTTCCTAGCTTTCTGGGCTCAACGCGGGCACGTTCCCACGCTACGCATTGAACACCATTGTTCGCTCCGCCATTATTTACAAGGAGTTTGTCCCTCATGGCTTTTCGGTTTGCTAAGAAAAAGACCGCAGACGAGGCTTCCGCCTCCATTGCGCAAACTAATACGGCTCCCATCTCGGAAGACGGTGACATGCTGGCGCTGCCACCTGACCCCTCCGACACCGTCTACGACCGTGCTATCCACGGCCCCCTTGACTCTGCCGAGATCACCAGCACCAACGGCTACGTCGACCTCGGTGCCTTGCTGATCACGCCCCGCGTGGGCTTGGCTTTGCGCCTTGAAGTGGAGGAAAGCACCTCCCGGGTGATCGCCGTGACACTTGACTTGAACGGCTCAAGCCTGCAATTGCAGGCGTTTGCCGCATCCCGTTCCGAGCAGCTCTGGCGCGACATCCGCGAACAAATCGGACTCTCTGTCGGTTCGCAAGGAGGCGAGATTGAAATCCTTGACGGTGCCTTCGGCAAGGAAGTGCTTGCCAAGGTGCCCGCGCAGACCGCGGAGGGAAACTCAGGTTTCCGGGTGGCCCGCTTCATCGGCGTGGACGGTCCCCGATGGTTCCTTCGCGGTGTCCTTGGCGGCGACGCAGCCGTGGACGGCGAGGCGGCACGGGAGCTAGAGGAACTGTTCCGCGGCGTTGTGGTGGTGCGGGGGGAAACCCCGCTGCCCCCTCGGGACCTGCTTGTCTTGCGCCTGCCCAAGGACGCCGCCACGAGCCCCAACGGCGAGATTGCCGGCGACCACCCAACACCGGCCCAGGGCGGCGAGCCCTTCCGCCGTGGCCCGGAAATCACGGCGATCGGCTAGGGATCCATGTCCATCACCCAGAGTGCCTGGCCGGCACCGGTTCCCATCAACGAGCTGCCGACCCGTGGGCGGGCAGTGTGCACAGGCGTCATTGACACTGTCACGATCGAACCGGCGTCGGCGTCACCGACCTACACCGCCATTGTCACTGACAGGGAGTTTCACCGCCTTGCCGACGACGGCGGAAGCCACCGGCTCAGGCTTGTCTGGTTGGGCAGACGCCGAGTTCCTGGCATCGAGGTGGGCACGCGTTTGCGTGTGGAGGGGATGGTCTCGCTCAGGGATTCTTTACCCACGATCTTCAATCCACGCTATGAAATTATTGGAACGCAGGAGAGCTAGTTGACACACAACAGCCCCGACGAGGGTGCAACGCCGGCGAAAGCCACCGGCAGTTTTGCCGAGCTGGCGCAGGAGATGGCGACAAAGTCGGCGCTGGTGCGCAAGGACAACGGCCACATCGACCTGTTGGCGGCGGCCGGCGGCATCCGCGGCATTGCCGAGAGCGTACTTCCAGGGCTGGCGTTCCTGGTGGTTTTCACCCTCACCCGCAACTTGCCCTGGTCGCTGGCAGGTTCTGTGGCGATCGCCGTCGTGTTCCTCGTGGCCCGGCTAATCCAGCGCACGCCGCTGACCCAGTCCTTGGCCGGAATTCTCGGCGTCGCCCTGTCCGCCGTTCTAGCCATGACCACGGGCAAGGCCGAGAACTTCTACCTGTGGGGCTTTGTGACCAACGCCGGCTACATCTTGGCGATGGTCGTCTCCATCGCCGTCCGCTGGCCGGTGCTGGGACTTCTCTTTGGGTATGCCCGCAACGAAGGTGTGCGCTGGCGGGACCAGCCAGAACGCCTGCGCGCCTACCGGGTTGCCACCTGGATCATCATCGGTGTCCTGGCGGCCCGTCTGGCCGTCCAGCTGCCCCTGTACCTGAGCGAACAAGTTGACGCGCTCGGCGCCATGCGCTTGATCATGGGCGTGCCACTGTATGCGCTGGGACTCTGGGTGGCATGGCTGATCAGCCGCCCCGTGCGGGACGAGCTGATCACCAAAGTCGACTGAAGCCTTTACCCCCGGCAGGCCGCCGGTCAGTCGTGTGAGGACAAGATGGCGCGCAGTTCGTCTTCCCCGGCGATGGTGGAGATGAAGAACAGCTCGTCCCCTGCCTCCATGACGTCATCGGGGCTGGGCGTGATGGGCGCCTCGTCGCGCAAGATGGCAACCAAGGTGGCGTCCTGTGGCCACACCACGCCACCCACTGTCAGGCCGATGATGTGGGATTCCTCGGGAACGGTGAACTCCACCAAGGATGCGACGCCTGTTTGCAATGTCAACAGTCGCACCAGGTCGCCAATCTCCACAGCTTCCTCCACCAGGGCGGTCATGAGCCGGGGGGTGTTCACGGCAACATCCACACCCCAAGAATCGTCAAACATCCAGTCATTCTTGGGGTTGTTGACCCGCCCCACGGTCCGGCCAACACCAAATTCGGTCTTGGCCAGCAGTGAGACCACCAGGTTGACCTTGTCATCCCCGGTGGCTGAGACAACCACGTCGGCCTCTTCAAGTTTCGCTTCCCGCAGGGTGCTGATCTCGCACGCGTCACCCACCAGCCAGCGGGCCCCTCGCAAGCCGCTTTTGCCAATCACTTCCGGCTTGGGATCGATCATCAGCAGTTCGTGGCCGTGGGACAAGAGCTCGCGGGCGATGGAGCAGCCAACGCTGCCGGCCCCCACAATGACAACTAGCACGTTAGTTCTCCTTCAGCGGCTCGGCGGCCATGATACGGGCAACCTCGGTGGCGTCCACGCCCTGGACCATGGCGTGGATGGTGTCACCTTGTTGGTAACTGGTGTCCGGCCCTGGCAGCATCCCCTCACCAAAACGGGTCAGATAAGCCACACGCAGAGGTGCAGCGTTTTCGAGGTCGTCAAGGTGCCGGCCAATCCAGTGGGGATGCAGGGCTAGCTCGGTCAGGATCAGCCTGCCTGACGGTTCGCGGAAATCCCCTTTGACGGCGGTTTCGGGCAGAATCCGCCGCAGTACCTGATCGGCGCTCCAGCGCACGGCCGCTACGGTGGGGATGCCCAGACGTTGGTAGATCTCTGCCCGGCCCGGATCGTAGATGCGGGCCACAACGTGCTCCACATGAAAGGTTTCCCTGGCCACCCGGGTAGCCAGGATATTGGAGTTGTCGCCGCTGGAAACGGCGGCGAAGGCGTACGCTTTTTCAATGTCGGCTTGTTTGAGCGTGTCCTGGTCAAAACCCACGCCGGTGATCTTGCGCCCACCGAAACCGGTGCGCAACCGCCTGAACGCGCGCTCGTCCTGATCGATGATGGCCACGGAATGGCCGGAATCTTCTAGCGTGTGGGCCAGGGTGGCTCCCACACGTCCGCAGCCCATGATCACAAAGTGTGCCACTGATGCTCCTCCCTATGGGCACTGCAACACAGTGCGGGTACCAATTTGACGTGTTTGTCACCGCCAGGTCAAGTTGGTGACATGGATGACTCTTATATGGAAGTGTGTCATGCGCGTGGCCTGTCATGACTTTAGCCCCGCGAGGGACTAGCGTTACCCGCGTGCTGAATTTCTTCAACGCTTTCAAGCGGGTCCTCGTTGGCAGGCCATACCGCAATGACAAGCTTGCCCATACGCTGTTGCCCAAACGGATTGCGCTTCCGGTCTTTGCCTCCGACGCGCTGTCCTCTGTGGCGTACGCCCCAGATGAGATTCTGCTGACCCTGGCGCTGGCCGGGGTGGCCTCCGTTGCCTTGGCTCCGTGGGTGGGCATCGCCGTCATGGTGGTCTTGCTCACAGTGGTGGCCTCGTACCGCCAGAACGTGCACGCGTACCCGTCAGGTGGGGGCGACTATGAGATCGCCAACGTCAACCTAGGTAA
This region of Arthrobacter alpinus genomic DNA includes:
- a CDS encoding DUF5998 family protein, encoding MNSFGTGSLANTKGRSLEAALQRSGFYPRLVADVVNDALDGQEPLAHLVHLETHFDRTEVHRHITVLVLTEEMLVITHVDDQQLDDAGEQMVAQVSTESVPVGQIRSVILSYTYAQPQDYKPSDPARELTVSIAWSGGQRLEMGPASCGDPQCDADHGFSGTVVQEDIALRISAEAEGLQAVADAKAFARALRAVNTGTNSPGHPAAPAQGSKFPTLGQRFGRSHYRR
- a CDS encoding alkaline phosphatase family protein is translated as MTQSDTQRQENAPTPQAAQPQLPAAPAYGVSTIGEVFTSAAAALGDARFTNALRLPAAKRVCIVLVDGLGKALLKQRAGHAPFLRSVVAADSEGEHPRTIQAAFPSTTATSLTSLGTGAAPGAHGMLGYDVLDPAQDKVVNLLGNWDAGVDPLNWQPCPTVFEQLDGHIPTATVSLPKFEHSPMTRAALRGSTFLGATSTQARVQLAAQTLAANPTMLMYLYWSELDKAGHAHGTDSPEWEHQLEELDASMKRLAATVPAGTLILLTADHGMVDVPRSARIDFSVFPELVAGVRHTAGEPRMLHLYLEPDAGTAARTALIAAWVDRFGNKAWVLTREQVVEAGYFGEVTAQAAQRIGDVLVLAREPVAFYDLRRVRAQAMEVVGQHGSITKAEREVPLLRIPTTARFTKGKRR
- the sepH gene encoding septation protein SepH; this encodes MTDLRLVGVHEDGEHLLLSGTGGEIFLLPIDEALRMATTRSPRRSFQAGSSSTRLSPREIQAQIRGGATAADVAEHSGLSLEQVRRYEGPVLAEREYVAQQARKVEVCAPSPGNDGYRSAFGDNPATLNDMLMHRLAAFGIDPRTVRWDAWRIHDGSWTVTADFEPGTEWAASSIGEPAPARWTFHTGRKSLLNANRWAQQLSEMEPLEGPVPERRLSAVADRPFDFESDTAEPDGLAGEHAAEAPTGTAEESVDGSYPGNGLLDMLRSRRGQRLGLDEDGDDELAAMLGTHVPAAHPRDGHELTDEPAQVADEPSDAAAPATAPSTGSKHLRAIPFLSLAPSLQPSEHDEPSPVGIGEISMQTREITLSGAPSLRQSAANNGVDLTPTQAPAPPAPAQEPGPTDSEVAARLERKASGKPKRSSVPSWDEIVFGTKGD
- a CDS encoding DUF3093 domain-containing protein, giving the protein MSSDQALNATPVSTATYTEKLWPNLWVWVIVVGLSAAGILIFIPISPLAGYVAFSVLLAAQVGVLIAWTPTIRVTDTTVQVGRAQIEREFVGKVSSYHGDAATDQRGTKLNGLAYLCIRGWIKPVVKIVITDPNDTTPYWLTSTRNPEHLVAALNGPKAK
- the dut gene encoding dUTP diphosphatase, with amino-acid sequence MTNQTFSTAPDSPAHTPSLTVQLRLLDDGILAPSYAHPGDAGADLRTRIDVTLAPGERVLVPTGVAIALPFGFVALVHPRSGLATKHGLTIVNSPGTVDAGYRGEISVTLLNTDAHHSIILSRGDRIAQLVIQRVEHAAFDVVTELPDSVRGTGGFGSTGGFETATS
- a CDS encoding DUF3710 domain-containing protein; the protein is MAFRFAKKKTADEASASIAQTNTAPISEDGDMLALPPDPSDTVYDRAIHGPLDSAEITSTNGYVDLGALLITPRVGLALRLEVEESTSRVIAVTLDLNGSSLQLQAFAASRSEQLWRDIREQIGLSVGSQGGEIEILDGAFGKEVLAKVPAQTAEGNSGFRVARFIGVDGPRWFLRGVLGGDAAVDGEAARELEELFRGVVVVRGETPLPPRDLLVLRLPKDAATSPNGEIAGDHPTPAQGGEPFRRGPEITAIG
- a CDS encoding OB-fold nucleic acid binding domain-containing protein; this encodes MSITQSAWPAPVPINELPTRGRAVCTGVIDTVTIEPASASPTYTAIVTDREFHRLADDGGSHRLRLVWLGRRRVPGIEVGTRLRVEGMVSLRDSLPTIFNPRYEIIGTQES
- a CDS encoding DUF3159 domain-containing protein, with the protein product MTHNSPDEGATPAKATGSFAELAQEMATKSALVRKDNGHIDLLAAAGGIRGIAESVLPGLAFLVVFTLTRNLPWSLAGSVAIAVVFLVARLIQRTPLTQSLAGILGVALSAVLAMTTGKAENFYLWGFVTNAGYILAMVVSIAVRWPVLGLLFGYARNEGVRWRDQPERLRAYRVATWIIIGVLAARLAVQLPLYLSEQVDALGAMRLIMGVPLYALGLWVAWLISRPVRDELITKVD
- a CDS encoding potassium channel family protein; amino-acid sequence: MLVVIVGAGSVGCSIARELLSHGHELLMIDPKPEVIGKSGLRGARWLVGDACEISTLREAKLEEADVVVSATGDDKVNLVVSLLAKTEFGVGRTVGRVNNPKNDWMFDDSWGVDVAVNTPRLMTALVEEAVEIGDLVRLLTLQTGVASLVEFTVPEESHIIGLTVGGVVWPQDATLVAILRDEAPITPSPDDVMEAGDELFFISTIAGEDELRAILSSHD
- a CDS encoding potassium channel family protein, with the protein product MAHFVIMGCGRVGATLAHTLEDSGHSVAIIDQDERAFRRLRTGFGGRKITGVGFDQDTLKQADIEKAYAFAAVSSGDNSNILATRVARETFHVEHVVARIYDPGRAEIYQRLGIPTVAAVRWSADQVLRRILPETAVKGDFREPSGRLILTELALHPHWIGRHLDDLENAAPLRVAYLTRFGEGMLPGPDTSYQQGDTIHAMVQGVDATEVARIMAAEPLKEN